One stretch of Streptomyces sp. A2-16 DNA includes these proteins:
- a CDS encoding peptidoglycan recognition protein codes for MPRIPRPLLALLVLLPGLVVLLVIVICVVGIEDVAGRPVRGAVVTPHRVVTHVAARPHIVPRSVWARGGGEANTAARTPPPPHYDDKVIAVFVHHTDSPNDYACSDAPRIIRYLAAGQTGARNWDDIGYNFLVDRCGTIYEGRAGGVGRPVTGAHTLGFNHRTAGIAALGTFTAGSPVPRAMTDAIAALAAWKLGLAHVDPRGTVRLTSSNSLSRYRSGTTASLPALAAHGDAYMTTCPGAALDALLPAIRERAARLQGRT; via the coding sequence ATCCCCCGCATCCCCCGCCCCCTCCTCGCCCTCCTCGTCCTTCTCCCCGGCCTCGTGGTCCTGCTCGTGATCGTGATCTGTGTCGTCGGGATCGAGGACGTGGCCGGGCGGCCCGTGCGGGGGGCCGTGGTGACCCCGCACAGGGTGGTGACGCATGTCGCGGCCAGGCCGCACATCGTGCCGCGGTCGGTGTGGGCCCGCGGTGGTGGTGAGGCGAACACCGCCGCCCGCACCCCGCCGCCCCCGCACTACGACGACAAGGTGATCGCGGTCTTCGTGCACCACACCGACTCGCCCAACGACTACGCCTGCTCCGACGCGCCCCGCATCATCCGCTACCTCGCCGCAGGCCAGACCGGCGCCCGGAACTGGGACGACATCGGCTACAACTTCCTCGTCGACCGCTGCGGCACCATCTACGAGGGCCGTGCGGGCGGCGTCGGCCGTCCCGTCACCGGCGCCCACACCCTCGGCTTCAACCACCGCACCGCGGGCATCGCCGCCCTCGGCACCTTCACCGCCGGCTCCCCCGTCCCGCGCGCGATGACCGACGCGATCGCCGCCCTGGCCGCCTGGAAACTCGGCCTCGCCCACGTCGACCCGCGCGGCACCGTCCGCCTCACCTCCAGCAACAGCCTCAGCCGCTACCGCTCCGGCACCACCGCCTCGCTGCCCGCCCTCGCGGCCCACGGCGACGCCTACATGACGACGTGCCCCGGCGCCGCCCTGGACGCCCTGCTGCCGGCGATCAGGGAGCGCGCGGCCCGACTCCAGGGCAGGACGTGA
- a CDS encoding MarP family serine protease — protein MDVLDILLLLVIAAYAASGYRRGLLAGCVSFAGFVGGAVVGVWVLPWMMDLVTPGSTAATVTAVLTVLVPAAVGHELAGRLALRLRRELDEGPLRVADGVGGAAANSVAVLVVAWVAASVLGASSSPLVTTAIRDSALLGAVQDSMPETTPSWFSRATSALTEAGFPQVFNPFENESTAEVAKPTGDSVTAAATNAAKLSTVKIEGASGTQGREGSGFVYAPQHVMTNAHVVAGIDEPSVRIGGVGQPYEARVVLFDPNRDVAVLYVPDLRAPVLRFDDGASRGDSAVVAGYPQDGDLNLQAATVAGRVKATGQNIYSDATVTREIYSIRSTVRPGNSGGPLLTTSGKVYGVVFARSTSDDETGYVLTADEVAGDAQKAADATSPVDTGELVTS, from the coding sequence GTGGACGTGCTCGACATCCTGCTGTTGCTGGTGATCGCCGCCTATGCGGCCTCCGGCTACCGGCGTGGCCTGCTGGCCGGCTGTGTCTCGTTCGCCGGCTTCGTGGGCGGCGCCGTCGTGGGCGTGTGGGTGCTGCCGTGGATGATGGACCTGGTGACCCCGGGCAGCACGGCCGCGACCGTGACCGCGGTGCTGACCGTGCTGGTCCCGGCCGCCGTGGGCCACGAGCTGGCGGGGCGCCTGGCGCTGAGACTGCGCAGGGAACTGGACGAGGGACCGCTGAGAGTCGCCGACGGCGTCGGCGGGGCCGCCGCCAACTCCGTGGCCGTGCTCGTCGTCGCGTGGGTCGCCGCGAGCGTCCTGGGCGCGTCCTCGTCCCCGCTGGTCACCACGGCCATCCGGGACTCCGCCCTGCTCGGTGCCGTCCAGGACTCCATGCCGGAGACCACGCCGTCCTGGTTCTCCCGGGCCACCTCCGCGCTCACCGAGGCGGGCTTCCCTCAGGTGTTCAACCCGTTCGAGAACGAGTCCACGGCGGAGGTCGCCAAGCCCACCGGCGACAGCGTCACCGCGGCCGCCACCAACGCCGCCAAGCTCAGCACCGTCAAGATCGAGGGCGCCTCCGGCACCCAGGGCCGCGAGGGCAGCGGCTTCGTGTACGCGCCGCAGCACGTCATGACCAACGCCCACGTGGTGGCCGGCATCGACGAGCCGAGCGTCCGGATCGGCGGGGTCGGGCAGCCGTACGAGGCACGGGTGGTGCTGTTCGATCCGAACCGGGACGTGGCCGTGCTGTACGTCCCGGACCTCCGGGCCCCGGTGCTGCGCTTCGACGACGGCGCCTCGCGGGGCGACTCCGCGGTGGTCGCGGGCTATCCGCAGGACGGCGACCTGAACCTCCAGGCGGCCACCGTGGCGGGCCGGGTGAAGGCGACCGGGCAGAACATCTACAGCGACGCCACGGTCACCCGCGAGATCTACTCGATCCGCTCGACCGTGCGCCCCGGCAACTCCGGCGGCCCGCTGCTGACCACCTCCGGCAAGGTCTACGGCGTGGTGTTCGCCCGCTCCACCTCCGACGACGAGACGGGCTACGTCCTGACCGCCGACGAGGTCGCAGGCGACGCCCAGAAGGCGGCGGACGCCACCTCACCGGTGGACACGGGCGAGCTGGTCACGTCGTAA
- a CDS encoding GNAT family N-acetyltransferase, translated as MSALSIRLALPDDEEELARLDRAEWSPLHDVLPRQQPPYRPFFDERHLPGDCLVAEADRRILGFIRLGFPTGLESNAHVRQIQGFVVSAQARGRGVGRALIRAITEETRRRGARRLTLRVLGHNTPARRLYESEGFAVEGVLPEEFLLAGEYVDDVIMGRRL; from the coding sequence ATGTCCGCACTGTCCATACGCCTCGCCCTCCCCGACGACGAAGAGGAGCTCGCCCGTCTCGACCGTGCCGAATGGTCGCCCCTGCACGACGTCCTGCCCCGGCAGCAGCCGCCCTACCGGCCGTTCTTCGACGAGCGCCACCTCCCCGGCGACTGCCTGGTCGCGGAGGCCGACCGCCGCATCCTGGGGTTCATACGTCTCGGTTTCCCGACCGGGCTCGAGTCGAACGCCCATGTGCGCCAGATCCAGGGCTTCGTCGTCAGCGCCCAGGCCCGGGGCCGCGGTGTCGGCCGGGCCCTGATCCGCGCGATCACGGAGGAGACCCGCCGCCGGGGCGCCCGACGGCTCACCCTGCGCGTCCTCGGCCACAACACACCGGCCCGCAGGCTCTACGAGTCCGAGGGCTTCGCGGTCGAGGGCGTACTGCCGGAGGAGTTCCTGCTGGCGGGGGAGTACGTCGACGACGTGATCATGGGGCGCCGTCTCTGA
- a CDS encoding TIGR01777 family oxidoreductase has product MQLSRIAVAGASGLIGSALARSLTADGHEVVRLVRREPRDRNEVRWEPEAGRVDTAGLAGCDAVVNLAGAGVGSRRWTDTYKKQIHDSRVNGTTALAKAVASLDEPPKVFVNGSAMGYYGETGDRVVDEDSPAGQGFLPELCVEWEGAAAPAQEAGVRTAFTRTGLVVGRGGGAWGKLFPLFQAGLGGRMGDGGQYWSFIALHDEVAAIRYLLETDGLSGPFNLTAPEPLTNREITEAMGRVLHRPTLFSVPAPVLRAALGEMAGDVLGSARVRPTRLLKSGFTFAFPDIEGAIRAA; this is encoded by the coding sequence ATGCAACTTTCAAGAATCGCGGTGGCCGGGGCGTCCGGACTGATCGGCTCGGCCCTGGCGCGGTCCCTCACCGCCGACGGGCACGAGGTGGTGCGCCTGGTGCGCCGGGAGCCCCGGGACCGGAACGAGGTCCGGTGGGAACCCGAGGCCGGGCGGGTCGACACGGCCGGGCTCGCCGGGTGCGACGCCGTGGTCAACCTCGCCGGTGCCGGGGTCGGTTCGCGGCGCTGGACGGACACGTACAAGAAGCAGATCCATGACAGCCGGGTCAACGGCACGACCGCCCTCGCCAAGGCCGTCGCCTCCCTGGACGAGCCGCCGAAGGTCTTCGTGAACGGCAGCGCGATGGGCTACTACGGCGAGACCGGCGACCGGGTCGTCGACGAGGACTCGCCCGCAGGGCAGGGTTTCCTGCCCGAGCTGTGCGTGGAGTGGGAGGGGGCGGCCGCGCCCGCGCAAGAGGCGGGCGTGCGGACCGCGTTCACCCGCACCGGTCTGGTGGTGGGTCGCGGGGGCGGCGCCTGGGGCAAGCTGTTCCCGTTGTTCCAGGCAGGGCTCGGCGGCCGGATGGGCGACGGCGGCCAGTACTGGTCGTTCATCGCGCTGCACGACGAAGTGGCCGCGATCCGGTACCTGTTGGAGACCGACGGGCTGTCAGGACCGTTCAACCTCACCGCTCCGGAGCCCCTGACGAACCGTGAGATCACCGAGGCCATGGGCCGTGTGCTGCACCGGCCGACCCTGTTCAGCGTGCCCGCGCCGGTACTGCGGGCCGCGCTCGGCGAGATGGCCGGGGACGTGCTCGGCAGCGCGCGGGTGCGGCCGACCCGGCTGCTGAAGTCGGGGTTCACGTTCGCGTTTCCGGACATCGAGGGTGCGATCCGGGCGGCCTGA
- a CDS encoding NAD(P)/FAD-dependent oxidoreductase has product MLEPTYQADVVIVGAGVAGLSAAHRLTSAGVTVAVLEAAPCAGGRMSTEKVDGFRLDRIGQLLSTAYPELRLTPGLDGLVLRPFAPGILLHGDGRHHRVDAPAGARSARGALRAVRALASAPRGVAGPGLVAASRRTALRVLPGAGQGAGSRIARGAAPLGGAVDQARLGAALTRLAHVSVERLLARPELPAGQALAARGLPARTIDGFLRPLLAALLCDPALTTSSRCADLALRAFAGGRLCVPEGGAETLPELLAQTLPAGTVHTGVRVTSVATTSVTTAEHGEIRCRAVLLATDARAAAELLPGLRVPDFHPVTVVHHTTDDPPRTGSALLLDADRGGPVTHTAVLSEVDPSRAPSGRALISSTVLGTPPPDLETAVRTHLARLYGTSTHRWETLAVHHTREAVPAMPAPHDLRRPVRLLAGLYVCGDHRDTSTVQGALHSAHRAATAILTDLGAAGSMHRADPTPTAQAA; this is encoded by the coding sequence GTGCTTGAGCCCACGTACCAGGCGGACGTCGTGATCGTGGGAGCCGGGGTCGCCGGGCTCTCCGCGGCGCATCGGCTGACCAGCGCAGGAGTGACCGTCGCGGTGTTGGAGGCCGCCCCGTGCGCGGGCGGCCGCATGTCGACCGAGAAGGTCGACGGCTTCCGGCTCGACCGGATCGGACAGCTGCTGTCCACGGCGTATCCCGAACTACGGCTGACGCCGGGGCTCGACGGGCTCGTGCTGCGCCCGTTCGCGCCGGGGATCCTGCTGCACGGCGACGGGCGCCACCACCGGGTGGACGCTCCGGCGGGCGCCCGGAGCGCGAGGGGCGCACTGCGTGCGGTACGCGCCCTGGCGAGCGCCCCTCGGGGGGTGGCAGGTCCGGGCCTGGTGGCAGCGTCCCGGAGAACCGCGCTCCGGGTGCTGCCCGGTGCCGGTCAGGGGGCCGGGTCCCGGATCGCCCGCGGGGCCGCGCCGCTGGGCGGTGCCGTGGACCAGGCGCGGCTCGGTGCCGCGCTCACCCGGCTCGCCCATGTGTCCGTCGAACGCCTCCTGGCCCGTCCCGAACTGCCCGCCGGGCAGGCGCTGGCGGCCCGGGGACTGCCCGCGCGCACGATCGACGGGTTCCTGCGCCCGCTGCTGGCCGCGCTGTTGTGCGACCCCGCGCTGACGACGTCCAGCCGGTGCGCCGACCTCGCGCTGCGGGCCTTCGCGGGCGGGCGGCTGTGCGTGCCGGAGGGCGGTGCGGAGACGCTGCCGGAGCTGCTCGCGCAGACGCTGCCGGCGGGGACCGTGCACACGGGGGTGCGGGTCACGTCCGTCGCGACGACGTCGGTGACCACGGCCGAGCACGGCGAGATCCGGTGCCGGGCGGTGCTGCTGGCGACGGACGCGCGGGCCGCGGCGGAGTTGCTGCCGGGGTTGCGGGTGCCGGACTTCCATCCGGTGACGGTCGTCCACCACACGACGGACGATCCGCCCCGCACGGGTTCCGCGCTGCTCCTCGACGCCGACCGGGGCGGCCCGGTGACCCACACGGCGGTGCTCAGCGAGGTCGACCCGAGCCGGGCCCCTTCGGGCCGGGCCCTGATCTCCTCGACGGTCCTGGGCACCCCTCCCCCGGACCTGGAGACGGCCGTACGCACCCATCTGGCCCGCCTGTACGGCACGTCGACGCACCGCTGGGAGACCCTCGCGGTCCACCACACCCGGGAGGCGGTCCCGGCCATGCCCGCCCCCCACGACCTGCGCCGCCCGGTACGCCTCCTGGCCGGCCTGTACGTCTGCGGCGACCACCGGGACACCAGCACGGTGCAGGGCGCCCTGCACTCGGCACACCGGGCGGCCACGGCGATCCTCACGGACCTGGGAGCGGCGGGCTCGATGCACAGGGCGGACCCGACTCCGACGGCTCAGGCGGCGTAG